A window of Lytechinus pictus isolate F3 Inbred chromosome 7, Lp3.0, whole genome shotgun sequence contains these coding sequences:
- the LOC129264326 gene encoding endoribonuclease Dicer-like: MEEPSPLSLGLEVIDAETPGSSFVTSQKEFTPILSFTPRQYQLELLETALEQNTVVYLQSGTEKTFLAVMLIKELSWSVRMPVKDGGKRSIFLVNSESYLSKCGNVIHTHTDLDVKEYRNREEMSSWDKTKWQDEIEHCHVAVMDSEIFLKLLQMSFVDLSMFNLLILDEFHHTLNYLHPYHHVMLTLRTCPREDCPRILGLSESVLKMDFKPVALEKQIELIEENLKCKAKIATNLTSISKYGTKPKEAVIVCRKYGDCVELVSKLSQLLTGSLKQLNQFEYSFKAKDFDGELVDCNRDPVLPAKQALTECLSALMTIGPLGVKILIPMLVRELLKLERHEFLDVHLLFLQHAVTQLRMVERICDNALREGGNFYNLKFLTPRVRRLLEILAEFKPKEASPEEKAQQSASRERTNKFASRRKAHRSHKDMKNPRWRPVVPEDQDEDEASDEEEEEEEDGPDADIQQTGRSTTNLCGIVFVEHRYTAAVMSRLFKKLSKRDPRLHFLLCSCIAIGSGRLGVAKKSAVQAQNQRRKNEEVLRKFRRREVNVLVATSSVEDGVELPRCNGCNLVVRFDRPTSYQSYMQSKAKARAPTSHFLMLIDEPDVPPFLKDVQSYQEFERVLNRKSRSKIQQKEEEVDLLLADQQMPAYVPKNEEGSPRASMTTAIQIINRYCAKLPSDVFTHLTASCKIEERKGEVSPEFQATLQLPINSPIREPIRGQWMKRKKWATMAVAVKTAEILHKAGQLNDFLQPIGKESVLKVTENAYNHLFAEGQTRPGTTKKRQYYDKEVAKCLQGCLPRPDEPCYLYSIDMSLASPLPDILNIRERKLHRPEETHQCFGILTSKQIPKVPGFPVYTRAGELAVTIKLQSDAKRLSGNQIRRAQSFHGCMFSEVLRLDKPNLELNPEKSQASYLIVPLKEGPDSGPSVIDWSFLEEVSLSSGHLDQPPQLPDYSQSQFEFSTDILANAVVTPIYRNIDQPQRYFVADILYDLPVTSPFPSEKYETFVDYYFERYDIQISNFQQPLVDVDCMSSRLNLLTPRYLNHKGKALPISTGQNKKGNLQKKQYLVPELCYIYPIPASLWRKAVCLPSILYRLNALLIAEELRVQVAEEAGIGLKKLPEEYPYPNLSFGWEGLDLEALERQEKEAKEAARCDLDEGNAIYVEPKCNNYKQLKENERAAESELQTSQIKDVEMNEQLNTPCDQSRLERSRRDGNMNSTNENKETFDDGKFHLDDDGYDPQKCLGPSPTIILQSLTMSNSSDGFNLERLEMLGDSFLKQAVTVYLYCSYPHLDEGKLSFLRSKQVSNFNLYCLGEKKKLAHKMQVSLFDPSINWLPPCLLVKESSKPVIKEENETDQDAGFVIDTWDPSTVEGIDDFDDDDFDSDQGWEENSDDISEEEIDETKAECPDDFFAREEKDEEQWSFSVGDPDDVPGLTYTGAKTQDVGSVPPLPYEIHTQHSMSDKSIADCVEALIGCYLMSCGFRSALLLMAWMGLDVLPTMEGHSKKQDDQLSNHSSNPAADLPVSCRYGYLKQPESPLSRSVPDAKKVLKEQLVGYEHFEKTINYRFKDRAYLLQAFTHSSYHRNSITDCYQRLEFLGDALLDYLITRHLYDHHTNLSPGALTDLRSALVNNTIFASLAVKFNFHKYFKAYTANMFQVIDNFVTFVDAKNEALGMDSQLKYSDGEEDESEDIEVPKALGDIFESVAGAIYLDSGMSLNAVWKVYYPMMKQQIEQYASDLPISPVRELLEMEPETARFGPPEKTIDGKTRVTVNVVGKGQFKGIGRNYHIAKATAARFALRHLKSHPQN, encoded by the exons AATCCTATCTGTCAAAATGTGGCAACGTAATCCACACCCACACTGATTTAGATGTCAAGGAATACAGGAACCGGGAAGAAATGAGTTCATGGGACAAAACAAAATGGCAGGATGAAATCGAACATTGTCACGTTGCGGTGATGGACAGCGAGATCTTCCTCAAGCTCTTACAGATGTCCTTTGTTGACTTGTCCATGTTCAATCTGCTCATCCTGGATGAGTTCCATCACACCCTGAACTACCTCCATCCCTACCATCATGTCATGCTCACATTGAGAACTTGCCCTCGGGAAGATTGCCCCAGGATTTTGGGATTATCTGAATCGGTTCTGAAGATGGACTTCAAGCCAGTGGCTTTAGAGAAGCAGATCGAGTTAATAGAGGAAAATCTAAAGTGCAAAGCGAAAATCGCTACTAATTTGACCAGTATTAGTAAATACGGCACCAAGCCCAAAGAAGCAGTCATTGTCTGTCGGAAGTATGGGGACTGCGTTGAGTTGGTGTCCAAGCTATCGCAGCTCCTCACAGGCAGTCTGAAACAGCTCAACCAGTTTGAATACTCTTTCAAAGCCAAGGACTTTGATGGGGAGCTTGTAGACTGCAATCGTGATCCTGTACTGCCGGCCAAGCAAGCCCTTACAGAATGCCTGTCAGCCCTGATGACGATAGGCCCTCTAGGGGTCAAGATCCTCATCCCGATGTTAGTCCGAGAGCTCCTGAAGCTTGAGAGGCATGAGTTCCTTGACGTTCACCTTCTCTTCCTGCAGCACGCAGTCACCCAGCTCAGGATGGTTGAAAGGATATGTGACAATGCTCTCAGAGAAGGAGGCAACTTTTATAACCTGAAGTTCCTGACTCCTAGAGTCAGGAGGCTGTTGGAAATTTTGGCAGAATTCAAACCCAAGGAGGCCAGTCCAGAGGAGAAAGCTCAGCAGAGCGCTAGCCGGGAAAGGACCAACAAATTTGCATCACGTAGGAAAGCACACAGATCTCATAAGGACATGAAAAA TCCTAGATGGAGACCCGTTGTACCGGAAGACCAAGACGAGGACGAAGCGAGTgacgaggaagaagaagaggaggaagacggaCCCGATGCCGATATCCAGCAAACCGGTCGCTCGACCACCAACCTCTGCGGTATCGTCTTTGTGGAGCATCGTTACACGGCGGCGGTGATGAGCAGGCTCTTCAAGAAACTCTCCAAGAGAGATCCAAGGCTGCACTTTCTCCTCTGCAGCTGCATTGCCATTGGCAGCGGAAGGCTCGGGGTGGCGAAGAAGTCGGCTGTGCAGGCTCAGAATCAAAGGAGAAAGAACGAAGAAGTGTTGAGGAAGTTCAGGAGGAGAGAAGTCAATGTCTTGGTTGCGACCAGCTCTGTGGAAGATG GTGTGGAGCTTCCCCGTTGCAATGGCTGCAACCTCGTGGTGCGGTTCGATCGACCTACCAGCTACCAGTCTTACATGCAATCCAAGGCCAAGGCTAGGGCACCTACATCCCACTTTCTCATGCTCATAGATGAACCGGATGTACCGCCATTCCTCAAGGACGTGCAGAGCTACCAGGAGTTTGAAAGG GTTCTGAATAGGAAGAGTAGATCGAAGATTCagcaaaaagaagaggaagtagATCTTCTGTTAGCTGACCAGCAGATGCCTGCATATGTCCCCAAGAATGAGGAAGGTTCTCCCAGGGCCTCCATGACCACTGCTATCCAGATTATTAACAG ATACTGTGCCAAGCTACCTAGTGATGTCTTCACCCATCTTACTGCTTCCTGCAAGATAGAGGAGAGGAAAGGTGAAGTCAGCCCAGAGTTCCAGGCCACTCTTCAGTTACCTATCAATTCACCCATCAGGGAACCCATTAGA ggtCAGTGGATGAAGCGTAAGAAATGGGCCACCATGGCGGTGGCTGTTAAAACTGCAGAGATTCTCCATAAAGCAG GACAACTGAATGACTTCCTGCAGCCAATCGGGAAGGAATCGGTCTTGAAGGTCACGGAAAATGCTTACAATCATCTCTTTGCTGAAGGTCAGACACGTCCAGGAACAACTAAGAAGAGACAATACTATGATAAAGAA GTAGCGAAGTGCCTCCAGGGATGCCTTCCAAGGCCAGATGAACCTTGCTACCTGTACAGTATTGACATGTCCCTGGCCTCGCCTCTACCAGATATCCTCAACATACGAGAGAGGAAACTCCACAGACCAGAGGAAACACACCAGTGCTTCGGTATTCTCACCTCAAAGCAAATACCAAAG GTGCCTGGTTTTCCAGTCTATACCAGGGCAGGAGAGTTGGCTGTGACCATCAAGCTTCAGTCAGATGCGAAACGACTGAGTGGCAATCAGATCAGGAGAGCCCAGTCCTTTCATGGCTGCATGTTCTCTGAAGTGCTACGGCTTGACAAGCCTAACCTAGAGCTGAACCCGGAGAAGAGTCAAGCTAGCTACCtcattgtgcctctcaaagaaG GTCCTGATAGTGGCCCTTCTGTCATTGACTGGTCATTCTTGGAGGAGGTCAGCCTGAGTTCTGGTCATCTAGACCAACCTCCTCAACTTCCGGACTACAGCCAGAGCCAGTTTGAGTTCTCCACGGACATCCTCGCCAATGCCGTGGTCACACCAATCTACAGAAACATTGACCAACCCCAGCGCTACTTTGTGGCAGACATCCTCTACGACCTCCCCGTGACCAGTCCCTTCCCGTCTGAAAAGTATGAGACATTCGTGGACTACTACTTTGAGCGGTACGACATCCAGATATCCAACTTCCAGCAGCCGCTGGTAGATGTTGACTGCATGTCATCTAGACTGAATCTACTGACTCCAAGGTATCTAAACCACAAAGGGAAAGCGTTGCCGATCAGTACGGGTCAGAACAAGAAGGGGAACCTGCAGAAGAAGCAGTACCTGGTCCCCGAGCTCTGCTACATCTATCCCATACCTGCATCCTTGTGGAGGAAAGCGGTGTGTCTTCCATCCATCCTCTACCGATTGAACGCGCTGCTGATTGCAGAGGAACTCAGGGTACAGGTGGCCGAGGAGGCGGGCATTGGCCTCAAGAAGCTCCCAGAGGAATATCCCTACCCGAACCTGAGCTTTGGATGGGAAGGACTCGATCTGGAGGCACTTGAGAGACAAGAGAAAGAGGCCAAAGAAGCAGCAAGATGCGATCTTGATGAAGGGAATGCAATATATGTTGAACCAAAGTGCAATAACTATAAGCAGCTGAAAGAAAATGAACGTGCAGCTGAGTCTGAACTGCAAACAAGCCAGATTAAGGACGTTGAAATGAATGAGCAGCTGAACACACCATGTGACCAAAGTAGACTAGAACGTTCTAGGAGAGATGGTAATATGAACAGTACTAATGAGAATAAAGAGACGTTTGATGATGGAAAATTTCACCTTGATGATGACGGCTATGACCCACAGAAGTGCCTTGGACCTAGCCCTACTATTATTTTGCAG TCCTTGACCATGTCCAATTCCAGTGATGGTTTCAACCTAGAGAGGCTTGAGATGCTTGGAGACTCCTTCCTGAAGCAGGCAGTGACCGTCTATCTCTACTGCTCCTACCCTCACTTAGATGAGGGTAAGCTGTCATTCCTCAGGAGCAAGCAG gttagcaatttcAACCTATACTGCCTGGGTGAGAAGAAAAAGTTAGCTCATAAGATGCAGGTATCATTGTTTGATCCTTCCATCAACTGGCTTCCTCCCTGTCTGCTGGTCAAGGAGAGCTCCAAACCGGTCATCAAGGAAGAGAATGAGACTGACCAGGACGCAGGATTTGTCATTGACACCTGGGATCCTTCCACTGTTGAAGGTATCGACGACTTCGACGATGATGACTTCGACAGCGACCAGGGCTGGGAAGAGAATAGTGATGATATTTCGGAAGAGGAGATCGACGAGACGAAGGCAGAATGTCCGGACGATTTCTTTGCCAGGGAAGAGAAGGACGAGGAGCAGTGGTCTTTCTCTGTGGGTGATCCTGACGATGTTCCGGGGTTGACCTACACCGGTGCCAAGACGCAGGATGTGGGAAGTGTTCCTCCTCTACCGTACGAGATCCACACCCAACACAGCATGTCTGACAAGAGCATTGCGGACTGCGTTGAGGCCTTGATCGGTTGCTACCTGATGTCTTGCGGCTTCCGTAGCGCCCTTCTCTTGATGGCCTGGATGGGGTTGGATGTCCTTCCAACCATGGAAGGACACTCTAAGAAGCAGGATGACCAATTATCTAACCATTCCTCGAACCCCGCAGCTGATCTTCCAGTGTCTTGCCGATACGGCTACCTGAAGCAACCAGAGTCCCCTCTCTCAAGGAGTGTGCCCGATGCAAAGAAAGTACTGAAGGAGCAACTTGTTGGATATGAGCACTTTGAGAAGACCATCAACTATCGCTTCAAGGATAGGGCTTACCTGCTCCAGGCCTTTACTCATTCATCTTACCACCGTAATAGCATTACAGATTGCTATCAGAG GCTTGAGTTTCTTGGAGATGCCTTATTGGACTACCTCATCACTCGTCACCTGTACGATCACCACACCAACCTCTCTCCAGGGGCGCTGACCGATCTCCGCTCGGCACTGGTCAACAACACCATCTTTGCTTCCTTGGCCGTCAAGTTCAACTTCCATAAGTACTTCAAGGCCTACACTGCCAATATGTTCCAAGTCATCGACAACTTTGTGACGTTTGTCGATGCAAAGAATGAAGCTTTGGGAATGGATTCGCAG CTGAAGTACAGTGATGGAGAGGAGGATGAGTCTGAAGATATTGAAGTCCCTAAAGCTCTCGGTGACATCTTTGAATCTGTCGCCGGTGCAATCTACCTCGACAGCGGCATGTCACTCAACGCTGTCTGGAAGGTCTACTATCCGATGATGAAGCAACAGATAG AACAATATGCCTCGGATCTACCAATTTCTCCTGTCCGAGAACTGTTGGAGATGGAACCGGAAACAGCACGATTTGG GCCACCAGAGAAGACCATCGATGGAAAGACGAGGGTCACCGTCAACGTGGTTGGTAAGGGACAGTTCAAGGGGATTGGGCGTAACTACCACATCGCCAAGGCAACGGCGGCTCGTTTTGCTCTCCGCCATCTGAAGAGCCATCCTCAGAATTGA